AGGCTGAGTGATTCGCCACCGGTAACGCCAAGCTGCTCAAGGTAGAGCGGCAGAAACGGGATGATCTGACTGATGGCCAGTCCGGTAAAAAAACAGCCAAACCAGACCGAGATCAGGTTTATCTTCCAGGGTTCTATAGTGCGTGGCATGAGCAGATGATTTAAAGAAAGGGAAAGCTCAGTCTAACGCGCGCCTTCTCAGCATGACCGACAAAACATGGCACAAACGGCAAAAGACCGGATTCCTCTTTGATTCCGGGCAATGACCGGCGCAAATTTTCCCGACGCAAAGGTTTATAGCGCGAATAATGCGGGCAGCGGGCTGTCCGGACGCGCGCTGACTCAACCCACCCTCATCAATATGGAAAAATAGGTCATTCTGTTACTGACAACCCTCTGCCCCGCTTCTATGTTTAAAAAACCGCCAGCCGCGGCGGTGTGGCGATCTTTCTGATCGGTGCGACGTCCTCCGCAAAAAAACGGTACAGACTTTCCGGCTACGCTGAGGCAGACCAGCTTATTTCATGCAGAGACGCCCTTACTCAGCCGTAAGGGACGAGGAAGTGTTTCAGCGGAGGTGGGGATATGAGAGTACAACCTGACAGCGCCAGCCGTGCTATCAACGACTATTTCAAAGGCCCGAACTGGAGAACACCGCCAGAGTCCGATCTGCTGGCGGTGATTCTGCGCGAATTAATGGAAGCGGGCGAGCCCGCGACCAGTAAGGCGCTGATTACGCGGGTCATCGACAAGCTGGAAGTGGAAGGCGACGAGATGCAGTTACAGCGTTACCGTACCCTGCTGGCTGAGTTAATCGACACGCAGCCGGAGGCGTAAACCGCCGCCTACTTCACCCAGCGCAATTTATCCGCTTCACTGACGCTGG
This genomic window from Pantoea sp. Lij88 contains:
- a CDS encoding biofilm development regulator YmgB/AriR family protein codes for the protein MRVQPDSASRAINDYFKGPNWRTPPESDLLAVILRELMEAGEPATSKALITRVIDKLEVEGDEMQLQRYRTLLAELIDTQPEA